A region of the Muricauda sp. MAR_2010_75 genome:
TTGAGTTTTGGAAGATTCTGCCTTAATTTGGGATAATAGTGTGACACCATTTCCTTTGGGAAGCCTAACATCGGAAAGGATGACATCAAAGACTGAATCGTTCAATTTTTCCTCGGCCTCTTTTATGGAATAGCTTGTGGAGACCTCATAATTATGCCTGGTCAAAAACTTTTGCAGCATTTGACAAAAGGAAGTGTCGTCTTCAATGATTAAGATTTTGGGCATAATCGTGTCAGTATCTAATATACGATGCCAACACATTTTGAGACTCCCATAATTTGATAAAATTATCACAAAAGAAAGGGCTGCAAAAGCAGCCCTTTCTAAACCAAACTAACTAACCTAACACGGTATCGAAAACTATTACATTTCAATCCAGTTTCCTTCGGCATCAGCATATACGGTACCTTTGGTGCCATCCTCCAAGGACAATTCCAATTTGTACTGGTCTTGATCGTTTTTGTATGCTTTGTCAACTGTGGCAGTGGGGTAATTTTGTGCCACGGCTGATGTCACGGCCTCAGGAAGGTCAGAAACACTGATTTCCTCAAAATCTCCAACGGTGATTACGGTTGCTTTATCTTCATCCAACTCTGGAGTGTCTACATTGGCAAAGGCTGTGAATCCAACAAAAGATAGTACGGTTGCTAAAACTAGATTTTTCATGGTATATGATTTTAATTGTTAAACTTGACTATCTACATGAAAAACCAGTGCCAAGATTTTCCATAAGGCTAAGAATAATTTAACCTCCTAAAAACATGTCTATTAGGAAGTAAAGTGATTTTTACAGACTGTGTAAAACTGTATAGAAAATCTTTAAACTGTATATTTTTTACACAGGAAAGGCTGCCGAAGCAGCCTTTCAATGCCAACATCATAATCCCAAGGAAAAGACTATGAACGAGATTGGCATAGTGGAAAATGCATGGTCAGTGTTTATTGCATAGCATCATCCTGGTTTTTTTGTTGATCCTTATTCTTGTTGAATTTATTTTTCGCATAAGATGCCAAAAGGTAGATTACCATAGCCATTGCAATTAAATTAAGGAATAGAATTACTTTATATATCATGGTGCTTTGGTGCCATTATCGTTTAAGCCCTATTGGTAAAAGAAAGCCGTACATGGTGCACGGCCTCCTAACCAAATCAACCAACCTAATCTGAATAATCACAAGGATTATCCATCGCTTGTCCTATTGCAAGTTGCAATAGGATGGTCTGTTACTTCTTTTGACACTAATTTTTTGGAAAGGTCACATGGGGAACAAAAAAATCCGCCTTTTTAAAGAGCGGATTTTAACTAATTGTTTTTAAGTATTTTAGGCTTGGTGCGTAGGCTTCAAAAGGTCATTGACCGTTTTCACCGGGTTAAAAGTAACCAGAGGGACCTCCACAAAAATGGTATTCCAAAAGGCCATGGCTCCGTTCCAAAGTCCGGGAAGTTCCAAAGCTTTTAATTCTTTTCCTTCTTGGGTTTTTCCCGTAATAAATCCTTGTTTTTCATCCACAAAATCCAAGAGGTTGTATTTTTCGCCTTTATGATTGCGAACACCGCAGACCAAATCAACGGGATTGAAGTGGGTTGAGTTTTTTAAAATGGCTGCTTGCTCGTCATTGGACATGTCTATCTGTGCGGACTCGATGATCTGTAGTGAAATATTTCCTTCGCCATCCTTAATCCAAAATGGTCCGCCACCGGGCTCTCCTTCATTTTTGACCATTCCACAAATCCGTATGGGTCTGTTTATCCTGTCCTTCAAAATTGAGAGTTGCTCATCAACGGACAGTTCGTCATAATTTTTGGGCATACGCACATTGAGGTCCTTTTCCAAAAATGCCTTGATTTGATCGGCAGTTTCTGGTGAAACATCACCCGCATCCAATTGCTTGGCATAGGCAAATGCCTTATCCTGAACTTTTTTAAGTACCCCTGCCAACATTTTTTTACTATTGGCCACGGCTTTCAAATTTTTGTCGATGACCACATTGTCAATGTTTTTGATGAAAATGATATCGGCTTCTTGATCGTTAAGGTTTTCAATAAGAGCTCCGTGACCCCCAGGCCTAAATAAAATGGACCCATCACCATTTTTAAAGGGTTTGTTGTCCATATCCACGGCTATGGTATCGGTAGATGGTTTCTGATTAGAATAGGAAATATCGAATTCGGTTTTAGTGGACTTCGAAATTTTGGGAGCCACCTTAGCTTCTTCGGCAGCGAACATATCATCATGCTGTTCCGAAACGGTAAAGTGAAGATTGGCCTTCCCGTCAGTTTTTGCATAGAGGGCAGCTTCCTTTAAATGCTCCTCAAAAGGAGTGGCGCTTCCGGAATCATACTCATGAAACGGCAATAACCCTTTTGGATAGAAGCCGTAGTTCAAGCCATCTTCCATAAGCATTTCCTTTACAAAAAGATAAGCTTCCTCATCTTTGTTGGCTGCCTTACCCTTAATTCGTCCCATGATCAAATCATAAAAAGGGAACTTGGGCATTTGCTCCGTAAACTTTTTGGCATCAGTATCGCCCGTTCGTTCTATATAGGCCGAAAGTGATTCTTTGGAAGGGTCATAAGCGTCCACAAAATTGAACATGGCCTTGAACATTCGGGATGCTGCTCCAGAGGCAGGAACAAATTTCAATAAATCAAGATTACCGCGGGCATTTTCAAAATATTGGATGAGTTCTTCTTGTTCCTTTTCTGAAAACCGGAGGATGCCATTGGACACAACGGCGGCCTTTACCAAATCCACAAAAGGGATTCCCTCTTTAAAAGTTTCTATTTGGCGGGCTACTTTTTCTTTGGAAATGCCTTTGCTTTCCAATTGTTGCAAGTCTTTTGGACTTAAATCGATCATGTTATGAAGGAGTTTATCAATGTGTTTTATTGCTGTTGAAAGCCGAGATGCTTTATCTCCCTTTAAAATAATAAAATTCCTGTTATATTTTTCTAAAGTTTCCTGGAAATACGCAAACATTCGTTCTCGTTCATCAGGTTTGTCCCGAAGGTCGTCCGCTTCCCAAGGCGTATCAATATAAGTCAGTAGATATAAGTCATACGAATTCTCTAACGCATACTTCTCCAAAACGGGGTCACAAGAACCCAGATAATATGCCTCTGAATATACTTTGGTCTCCAAAAGATCCGTATCACAAATAAGAACTTTATCAGCTTTTTTGGCTAATTGGTTTTCCAATCGCATTTGTCCATGAGCAATGGGCACTAAATCTTTGGGCTCACAGGTCTTTTGTTCCCTATCCCATTTGTCCTGAAGATATTCCCGCGCATACTCAGCTACCCATTCTGTGTTGTAATGATGGGCCAATGCTCTGGCCAGAGTGGTCTTTCCAGTGGATTCAGGCCCAAAAAGGACTATTTTGATGAGGTCTGTAGGGTCTTGTCCAAGTCTTTCTTCCATGCTAAATATCCCTGAATGGCCAGTACGGTGAAGATAAGGTATTGCAATGAAAACATGCCCCATCCCCTATACGCATACAAAGGCACCGTTATTATATCCCCTATGATCCAAAGGGTCCAGTTTTCCAATTTCTTGTTGGCCATGTACCACATTCCGGTAAAAAAGATTCCCGAAGTAAGAATGTCAACATAGTTGGTAGCCTTTATTTCTGCACCAAAGGCCTGATACACCCCAAAGGTTATCAATAGGGTGAGTAGGAAAAGACCAAAACCAATCCATTTTTCCCTAGTATTGGTCCTTGAAATCTTTACTACAAATTCCCTGTTCTGTTTTCTTCGGGCCCAGTTCCACCATCCATATATACTCATGATGGAAAAGTAGAAGTTCATCATCATATCCCCCAACAAACGATCCACAAAAAAGATATAGGTGGTAATGGCCGTAGCCACCAGCCCGGTAGGGTAGACCATAATATCCTCCCGCTTGGCATATACCACACTGGCTATTCCAAAGAAAAAAGCGGTGGCCTCTAAAATGATCAAGGAGAGCTCCCGATCTTCATAAGGTCCAATAAAAAAATCAAAAATGGGGTTCATAGTCGCTTCGGTCCGATTTTACCATTTTCATGGTCAACACCACATGTTCCAAATTCTCAAAAGCTTCCTTGATTTCGGTTTGAAGCAATTCCATGACCTTTTCGTACTCCCCAAACACTTGGGTACTTAACGGATTTTCCAAGACCGTAAGTCCAGAAGCGCGCAATTTTTTGATAAAATCAATGATCGGGGGTTCAAAATTATCTTGAAGTGGCGTAAGGGTAAGTTCAACAGAAATTTTCATGGGCTATGCAGAATTTTCAGGGGCAAAACTACAAAAAGGAATCGTCATCCCCCCATCATTTTTAGGGCATATACGCAGGTGAAGCCTTCAAATTCCAAAAATTCAATCTCATAATGGGATTTCTTGCCCTTGTATAAAATTTCGGCCAAAGTTCGGGAATCCTCAAAGGTAAAATCCATTACATTTATATGCCTCAAAAAACTCAATCCCTGCTGCGCATATATTTTGTAGAGCGATTCCTTGGCTCCCCAAACAATGGTGAGCTTTCTGATGAGCGCATCGGTATTGGCCAAGGTTTTATACTCTTCAATGGGGGTGAATTTATGGGCAATCCGAAGAATTTTGCCCCGCTGCATCTCTATATCAATGCCCACTTCAT
Encoded here:
- a CDS encoding YkoF family thiamine/hydroxymethylpyrimidine-binding protein, translated to MKISVELTLTPLQDNFEPPIIDFIKKLRASGLTVLENPLSTQVFGEYEKVMELLQTEIKEAFENLEHVVLTMKMVKSDRSDYEPHF
- a CDS encoding 4'-phosphopantetheinyl transferase superfamily protein, with protein sequence MPIYKTITVSPTTSVYIWKVEEAEQDLADGIVLTPHCQNRMDGMKSEAHRRAFLSIRHLMAQAGYVDQDLFYDDFGKPHLKDGNHISITHSHNFTGIIVSESDEVGIDIEMQRGKILRIAHKFTPIEEYKTLANTDALIRKLTIVWGAKESLYKIYAQQGLSFLRHINVMDFTFEDSRTLAEILYKGKKSHYEIEFLEFEGFTCVYALKMMGG
- the pnuC gene encoding nicotinamide riboside transporter PnuC, with protein sequence MNPIFDFFIGPYEDRELSLIILEATAFFFGIASVVYAKREDIMVYPTGLVATAITTYIFFVDRLLGDMMMNFYFSIMSIYGWWNWARRKQNREFVVKISRTNTREKWIGFGLFLLTLLITFGVYQAFGAEIKATNYVDILTSGIFFTGMWYMANKKLENWTLWIIGDIITVPLYAYRGWGMFSLQYLIFTVLAIQGYLAWKKDLDKTLQTSSK
- a CDS encoding DUF4301 family protein — its product is MEERLGQDPTDLIKIVLFGPESTGKTTLARALAHHYNTEWVAEYAREYLQDKWDREQKTCEPKDLVPIAHGQMRLENQLAKKADKVLICDTDLLETKVYSEAYYLGSCDPVLEKYALENSYDLYLLTYIDTPWEADDLRDKPDERERMFAYFQETLEKYNRNFIILKGDKASRLSTAIKHIDKLLHNMIDLSPKDLQQLESKGISKEKVARQIETFKEGIPFVDLVKAAVVSNGILRFSEKEQEELIQYFENARGNLDLLKFVPASGAASRMFKAMFNFVDAYDPSKESLSAYIERTGDTDAKKFTEQMPKFPFYDLIMGRIKGKAANKDEEAYLFVKEMLMEDGLNYGFYPKGLLPFHEYDSGSATPFEEHLKEAALYAKTDGKANLHFTVSEQHDDMFAAEEAKVAPKISKSTKTEFDISYSNQKPSTDTIAVDMDNKPFKNGDGSILFRPGGHGALIENLNDQEADIIFIKNIDNVVIDKNLKAVANSKKMLAGVLKKVQDKAFAYAKQLDAGDVSPETADQIKAFLEKDLNVRMPKNYDELSVDEQLSILKDRINRPIRICGMVKNEGEPGGGPFWIKDGEGNISLQIIESAQIDMSNDEQAAILKNSTHFNPVDLVCGVRNHKGEKYNLLDFVDEKQGFITGKTQEGKELKALELPGLWNGAMAFWNTIFVEVPLVTFNPVKTVNDLLKPTHQA